The Pseudomonas sp. IB20 region CGCCTTCATCACGCTCCACGCCACCAGGTACGCCAGCGCACAGATCGCGAACATGATCATGTAGCCGGTATGAATGTCGTTGATGGACTTGTAGTAGTCGAACACCCAACCGCCAATCTTGGTCATCACCACACCGCCCAGCCCACCGGCCATGCCGCCGATGCCGACCACTGAGGCCACGGTTTTCTGCGGGAACATGTCGGACACGGTGGTGAAGATGTTGCACGACCACGCTTGGTGTGCCGAGGCGCCCACGCCGATCAGCAGCACCGGCACCCAGAAGCTCAGGTAGCCGAACGGCTGCGCCAGCAACACCACCAGCGGGAACAGTGCGATGACCAGCATGGCTTTCATGCGGCCGTCATAGGGTGCATCGCCACGGGCCATGAAGTAGCTGGGGAACCAGCCGCCGCCGATACTGCCGACCATGGTCATGCTGTACAGCACCGCCAGCGGCATCACGATATCGGCGCCTTTCATGCCGTATTGCGCCGACAGGTAAGTCGGCAGCCAGAACAGGAAGAACCACCACACGCCGTCGGTCATGAACTTGCCGAAGGCAAACGCCCAGGTCTGGCGATAGGTCAGTAGCTTGAACCACGAGACTTTTTTCGGGATTGTACCGGCGGGTTCAGGCGTGAACGGTTGCACCGTCTGGTCGCTGCGGATATAGGCCAGTTCTGCGGCCGACAGGCGTTTTTGCTGCTCCGGTTTTTCGTAAACCATTGCCCACACCGCGACCCACACAAAGCCCAACATGCCAATGACCATAAAGGCCGCTTCCCAGCCCCACATTCCGGCAATCAAGGGCACACAGATCGGCGCCAGGATCGCTCCCACGTTAGCCCCGGAGTTAAAGATACCGGTGGCAAATGAGCGTTCTTTTTTCGGGAAGTATTCGGCGGTGGCCTTGATCGCAATGGGAAAGTTACCCGCCTCGCCAATCGCCAGCACCGCGCGTGACAGCATGAAGCCGGCAATCGACACCGGGATCACCGCCAGGCCGATGGCACCGCTCACGGCAGCGATGCCCTCACCCATCGGCACCGAGAACGCATGCATGATCGCGCCGGTGGACCAGATACAGATCGCCACCACATAGGCGGCCTTGGTGCCGATCTTGTCGACAAACCGCCCGGCAAACAGCATGGAAATCGCATAGCCAAACTGGAACACCGCCGCAATGTTGGCGTAGTCCGTATTGCTCCAGCCAAATTGTGTCGACAGCTGCGGCGCTAAAAGGCTGAGGACCTGGCGGTCGAGGTAATTGACGGTGGTGGCGAAGAACAACATCGCGCAGATAGTCCAGCGATAGTTGCCGACGGCCGTGCCGACGCGATGGGCGTTGAGGGGCTCATTCAAATTCATGGCATCACTTTTTATTTTTGTTAGATAGGACATACGCAACGTCATATGTCGTCGTACAACTGTGACTTTTATAGCGAGCTCCCAGAACGCTGTCAATCTGAAAGATTGCGGTTTATCTAGGTGTCAGGCGGGTACTAAAATACTCAGCTAGCAGAGGTTGTAGGATGACGCAGGCGAAAAACCAGGCTCGGCGCCTGGCCCGGCACATCGTTGAGCGCGCCAAAGGGCAGCATGCCAAGCTTCTCCAACACACGAATCGAGGCGGCGTGATCAGGCCGCACCAGCCCGAATACCTCAGGCAAGCCGAGGGTTTGGAACGCCATCGCCAATGCATCACGCCCCAGCTCAGTGGCGTAGCCCTGCCCCCAGGCCTCGACGGCGAAGCGATAACCCAGGTTGATGCGCCGCTCGGTCAGGTAATTGAGGGGTGCCACGCCGCCAAAGCCAATGATGTGCTCCGGTGCCTCGCGGCGCGCAATCGCCCACCAGCCGTAGCCTTGGGTAGCCCACTGCTCGCGCCAGTGATTGAGCAGGCGTTGAGCGTCGGCCAGGCTGGCCATCGGGCCCGCAGGATTGAACAGGTTGGTCTGCGGGTCGGCGAAGATCGCGAACAATCGCTGCACGTCGCTGGGTTCGGGCTTACGGTAGGTCAGGCGTGAGGCGGTGACAGGCATTCGGATAATTCCCTGTTGAAGCCATGAAGTTCAATTCATTTGCAAAAAAAAGCAAATAGAGGTGAATTATTTCATGTCTGGTTGTATCTGAACTGACAGAGCGGTGCCATCGCAACGATGGCACCTCCCCTGTTCAGTTTTAGAGTGGCCCGCATGAAATTACGTAAGAAAAGCGTCAAACCCATCGGATTGAAAGACATCACCATCGTCGACGACGCCAAGGTGCGCAAGGCAATCACCGCCGCCGCACTGGGTAACGCCATGGAATGGTTCGACTTTGGCGTCTATGGCTTTGTCGCCTACGTACTTGGCAAAGTGTTCTTCCCCGACGCCTCGCCCAGCGTACAAATGATCGCCGCCTTGGGCACCTTCTCTGTGCCGTTCCTGATTCGCCCATTGGGTGGCCTGTTCTTCGGCGCCCTGGGTGACAAATACGGGCGGCAGAAAGTCCTCGCCGCCACCATCGTCATCATGTCCTTGAGCACCTTCGCCATCGGCCTGATTCCCGGGTATGCCTCGATTGGCATCTGGGCACCGATCCTGCTGCTGCTGTGCAAAATGGCCCAAGGGTTCTCGGTAGGCGGTGAGTACACCGGCGCCTCGATCTTCGTCGCCGAATACGCGCCGGACCGTAAACGCGGGTTCCTTGGCAGTTGGTTGGACTTCGGCTCCATCGCCGGTTTCGTGCTTGGCGCCGGTGTGGTGGTACTGATTTCCACCATCCTGGGTGAAGCCGACTTCGAAGCCTGGGGCTGGCGCCTGCCGTTCTTCCTCGCCCTGCCCCTGGGCCTCATCGGCCTGTACCTGCGCCACGCGCTGGAAGAAACCCCAGCCTTCCAGCAGCACATGGACAAACTCGAGCAAGGCGACCTCCAAGGCCTGACCCACGGCCCCAAAGTGTCGTTCAAAGAGGTCGCCACCCAACACTGGCGCAGCCTGCTGACCTGCATCGGGATCGTCGCGGCCACCAACGTGACGTACTACATGCTGCTGACCTACATGCCCAGCTACCTGTCGCACAACCTGCACTACAAAGAAAACAGCGGCGTGCTGATCATCATCGCGATCATGGTCGGCATGCTGTTCGTGCAGCCGTTCATTGGTTTTATCAGCGACAAGATCGGCCGCAAGCCCTTCATCATCGCCGGCAGTGTCGGCTTGCTCTTCCTGTCGATTCCGGCGTTCATGCTGATCACCAGCGGCAAGATCGGCCTGATCTTCGCAGGCCTGCTGATCCTCGCGGTGATCTTGAACTTCTTCATCGGCGTGATGGCCTCGACCCTGCCCGCAATGTTCCCCACGCATTTGCGTTACAGCGCGTTGGCCAGTGCGTTCAACGTCTCGGTATTGATCGCCGGTATCACCCCAACCGCCGTGGCGTGGCTGGTGGAAAGCACCAACAACTTGTTCATGCCCGCCTACTACCTGATGGTGTTTGCGGTGGTCGGCCTGATCACCGGCCTGACCATGAAGGAAACCGCCAACAAGCCCCTGCGCGGCGCGGCACCGGCGGCCTCGGACATGGCCGAAGCCAAGGAAATCCTGCAAGAGCACCACGACAATATCGAGCAGAAGATCGAAGACATCGACACTCAAATTGCCGAGCTGGAAGCCAAGCGCCAGAACCTGGTGCAGCAGCATCCACGGATTAATTAACCCCTGACCCTGCGTGGCGGCCCGCGCCGCCACGCCATTGGAGTGCTTAAGCATGGTTCCAAGCGTCACCGCAGCACACGCATTACTCAGCGCCGATGAGCGCGCTGCCATCGCCGAAATCGAAGCCACCACCAGCGTCCTGCAATTGGTTACCCGCCTGACCGGCATGCGCTTTGCCGGTATCGCCAAATTCACCGACCAGGAATGGGTGGTGTGCTCGGCCTATGACCCGCTGCAAATGGGCATTGATGTCAACGACGTACTCGACCTGGAAACCACGCTGTGCAGTGAGTTCTGCATCGACCCTCAAACATTGTTCATCCCGCAAATCAGCCAGAACGGCCGGTTTGCCGCACGCCCGGTGGTCAAGCAATACGCCATCGAAAGCTATGCCGGCGCGCCGATCTTCCTGCCCGATGGCCGCCTGTTCGGCGCGCTGTGCGCCCTGGATTCGCGGGCGATGCTGTTTGACGACCCTAATCTGCCGGAAACCCTGAGCCTGTTTGCGCGGCTGATCGGTTGTATTTTCTACGCTAATTTGACGGCGGCTGATCAGTGATACCTGAGTTCGAAAGTTGTGGCGGAAGTTGGTTGTCTGCCCCATCTGCCTGCATTCCGCGCAGCAAACGCGTATTGGCGTGATCACGCAGAAAAAATGCACGGTGAAGAAAACCCAATTAAGAAGAGTCAAACATGATGCGTGGACAACGCAGGCTCTTCTTAATTAACTCTGTATCAAACTAATTTCATCATCTTCACACTGTCACCTCACTGTGAATTATCTTTTAATGCCGCTCACCCACTATTTTGCTTGAGCCTGACAAAATTACTTTTTCACTGCGCGATTGCCAACTGTCAACATTCACAGTTCTTTAGAGGCATTCGCAATAACAAAGCGTCACGTGATGCACTATTTAAAAAACTGACTCGGCGTCTTGCCAAACTGCTTCTTGAACATGCTGGTAAAGGCACTTGGGCTTTCATAGCCCAACTCGAGGCCACTCGATGATCTTCTCCCCTACCGCAATGCGCTAGCGCCAGCAGCAAGCGTGCTTGTTGGCGCCATTGGCCGAAGGTCAGGCCGGTTTCCTTGCGAAACAAGCGCTGGATGGTTTTCTGATCCAGGTCCAGTCGCTCGCTCCAATCCGCCACCGTCGAGGCATCGCCCGGCTCCTGTTGCAGCGCCTGGCAAATACGATTGATGCGCAGGTCGACTGGCTGCGGCAGCGACAGCGGCAAGGCCGGCAGGATGGCGAGCTCGTCGAGGATCAGGTGCATGATTCGGGCGTCGCGCGAATCCTCGGCGTACGGCGGCTTCAAGCTGACCGAGGCCTTGATCAGCTCGCTCAGCAATGGCGACACACTCACGGTCTTGGGTTCGCTGGGCAAATTGGGAAAGCGGTCCGGGCGCACAAACACGCTGCGCATCTTCAGGGTGCCCACGCAGCGCAGTGAATGGACTTGCCCGCAGGGCATCCAGAAGCCGCGATTGGGCGGCACCGTCCATTGGTTCAGCGCCGAATACACCACCATCACGCCTTCGACGGCGTAGAGCAGTTGATGCTTCTCGTGGCTATGCTCGGGGATCACCCAGTTTTCGGGGTAATCGGTGGCGGAACTGATCACAGCCCAGTCGCCTTCGTCGATCTCCCGCAGAAATACATCCAGTGATTTGATGATTTCGCCCTTTTTGCGATGGTTAGCGCCCGAATTACGCGAGACAGGCATTTTCTGCGAATCTAGCATAAACGCCGCAACATTTAGAAACGGGCAGCGCGCTAAAGTACGCACTGCCCCTGTTCGCTGCCTTGTATGGAATGCCTGCATGTCGAGCCTGACCGCGCCACCCGCCACAGCAACCACTACGCCGCAAATAAGCCCCTTGGTCATGCGCGTCCTTGGCGCCTGCGCCCTGGCGCACATGATCAATGACCTGATCCAGGCCGTGTTGCCATCGATCTACCCGATGCTCAAGGCCAACTACGGGCTGAGCTTTACCCAAGTCGGC contains the following coding sequences:
- a CDS encoding MFS transporter translates to MNLNEPLNAHRVGTAVGNYRWTICAMLFFATTVNYLDRQVLSLLAPQLSTQFGWSNTDYANIAAVFQFGYAISMLFAGRFVDKIGTKAAYVVAICIWSTGAIMHAFSVPMGEGIAAVSGAIGLAVIPVSIAGFMLSRAVLAIGEAGNFPIAIKATAEYFPKKERSFATGIFNSGANVGAILAPICVPLIAGMWGWEAAFMVIGMLGFVWVAVWAMVYEKPEQQKRLSAAELAYIRSDQTVQPFTPEPAGTIPKKVSWFKLLTYRQTWAFAFGKFMTDGVWWFFLFWLPTYLSAQYGMKGADIVMPLAVLYSMTMVGSIGGGWFPSYFMARGDAPYDGRMKAMLVIALFPLVVLLAQPFGYLSFWVPVLLIGVGASAHQAWSCNIFTTVSDMFPQKTVASVVGIGGMAGGLGGVVMTKIGGWVFDYYKSINDIHTGYMIMFAICALAYLVAWSVMKALVPRHKEITDL
- a CDS encoding GNAT family N-acetyltransferase, whose product is MPVTASRLTYRKPEPSDVQRLFAIFADPQTNLFNPAGPMASLADAQRLLNHWREQWATQGYGWWAIARREAPEHIIGFGGVAPLNYLTERRINLGYRFAVEAWGQGYATELGRDALAMAFQTLGLPEVFGLVRPDHAASIRVLEKLGMLPFGALNDVPGQAPSLVFRLRHPTTSAS
- the proP gene encoding glycine betaine/L-proline transporter ProP, which codes for MKLRKKSVKPIGLKDITIVDDAKVRKAITAAALGNAMEWFDFGVYGFVAYVLGKVFFPDASPSVQMIAALGTFSVPFLIRPLGGLFFGALGDKYGRQKVLAATIVIMSLSTFAIGLIPGYASIGIWAPILLLLCKMAQGFSVGGEYTGASIFVAEYAPDRKRGFLGSWLDFGSIAGFVLGAGVVVLISTILGEADFEAWGWRLPFFLALPLGLIGLYLRHALEETPAFQQHMDKLEQGDLQGLTHGPKVSFKEVATQHWRSLLTCIGIVAATNVTYYMLLTYMPSYLSHNLHYKENSGVLIIIAIMVGMLFVQPFIGFISDKIGRKPFIIAGSVGLLFLSIPAFMLITSGKIGLIFAGLLILAVILNFFIGVMASTLPAMFPTHLRYSALASAFNVSVLIAGITPTAVAWLVESTNNLFMPAYYLMVFAVVGLITGLTMKETANKPLRGAAPAASDMAEAKEILQEHHDNIEQKIEDIDTQIAELEAKRQNLVQQHPRIN
- a CDS encoding GAF domain-containing protein → MVPSVTAAHALLSADERAAIAEIEATTSVLQLVTRLTGMRFAGIAKFTDQEWVVCSAYDPLQMGIDVNDVLDLETTLCSEFCIDPQTLFIPQISQNGRFAARPVVKQYAIESYAGAPIFLPDGRLFGALCALDSRAMLFDDPNLPETLSLFARLIGCIFYANLTAADQ